Proteins co-encoded in one Lysobacter solisilvae genomic window:
- a CDS encoding pyridoxine 5'-phosphate synthase, with amino-acid sequence MTVLSVNVNKIAVLRNSRGGAEPDVVQAARVCLDAGAHGITVHPRPDGRHIRTDDVLALAELTRQYGVEFNLEGNPFAPPRDAYPGFLALCEATRPAQATLVPDGDGQLTSDHGFDFHRDGQALVPLVSGLKALGCRVSLFADAHGPLRADDMERAAATGASRVEFYTGPYAEAFADGDPADMLGRFAAAAARAQAAGLGVNAGHDLSQANLGAFLSAVPDVLEVSIGHALIGEALYAGLDTTVRRYLAILRG; translated from the coding sequence ATGACCGTCCTCAGCGTCAACGTCAACAAGATCGCGGTCCTGCGCAATTCGCGCGGGGGCGCCGAGCCCGATGTGGTGCAGGCCGCCCGGGTGTGCCTGGATGCCGGAGCGCACGGCATCACCGTGCATCCGCGGCCCGATGGGCGCCATATCCGCACCGACGATGTCCTCGCCCTGGCTGAGCTCACCCGCCAGTACGGCGTCGAGTTCAACCTGGAAGGCAATCCATTCGCGCCTCCCCGCGACGCCTACCCGGGCTTCCTCGCCCTCTGCGAGGCGACCCGTCCGGCCCAGGCCACCCTGGTGCCCGACGGCGACGGCCAGCTCACCTCCGACCATGGCTTCGACTTCCACCGTGACGGCCAGGCGCTGGTGCCGCTGGTATCCGGACTCAAGGCGCTGGGCTGCCGGGTCAGCCTGTTCGCCGATGCGCATGGCCCGCTGCGGGCCGACGACATGGAGCGCGCGGCGGCCACGGGCGCCAGCCGGGTGGAGTTCTATACCGGGCCCTACGCCGAAGCATTCGCCGACGGCGATCCCGCCGACATGCTGGGGCGTTTTGCCGCCGCCGCCGCCCGGGCCCAGGCGGCCGGGCTGGGCGTCAACGCGGGGCATGACCTCAGCCAGGCCAATCTGGGCGCCTTCCTGAGCGCGGTACCGGACGTGCTGGAAGTGTCGATCGGCCACGCGCTCATCGGCGAGGCCCTGTACGCCGGACTGGATACGACCGTCCGGCGGTATCTCGCGATCCTGCGAGGCTAG
- a CDS encoding ExbD/TolR family protein — MATSVFATGQRSEAMSQMNITPLVDVMLVLLVIFMISAPVLTGTLDMRLPQTGPERATIPPPRVTVQVQADGMFLLDGQMMGKAALAEALGDIARGAPTTIVAVKASQEAEYQSFTDALSAARRSGITNIALEN; from the coding sequence ATGGCGACTTCCGTTTTCGCAACCGGTCAGCGCTCCGAGGCCATGTCGCAGATGAACATCACGCCGCTCGTCGACGTCATGCTCGTCCTGCTGGTCATCTTCATGATCTCCGCGCCGGTACTGACCGGGACCCTCGACATGCGCCTGCCGCAGACCGGCCCGGAGCGGGCGACGATCCCGCCGCCGCGGGTGACGGTGCAGGTGCAGGCCGACGGCATGTTCCTGCTGGACGGCCAGATGATGGGCAAGGCGGCGCTGGCCGAGGCGCTGGGCGACATCGCCCGCGGCGCCCCGACCACCATCGTGGCCGTGAAGGCCAGCCAGGAGGCCGAGTACCAGTCCTTCACCGACGCCCTGTCGGCGGCCCGGCGCAGCGGAATCACCAACATCGCGCTGGAGAACTGA
- a CDS encoding ExbD/TolR family protein: MAFASGSGSGPMADINVTPLVDVMLVLLIIFMVTAPILSYPIEVNLPQRVINPPPQTQTPPPPIKLRIDAAGTIFWNDSPVPLAALQQQMNAEVAKDPSNQPLLELDVNPDADYGILAKVLARAKNADMKKIGFLQQ; this comes from the coding sequence ATGGCATTTGCAAGTGGATCCGGTAGCGGCCCGATGGCCGACATCAACGTCACGCCGCTCGTCGACGTGATGCTGGTGTTGCTGATCATCTTCATGGTGACCGCGCCGATCCTGTCCTATCCGATCGAGGTCAACCTGCCGCAGCGCGTGATCAACCCGCCGCCGCAGACCCAGACGCCGCCGCCGCCGATCAAGCTGCGTATCGACGCGGCCGGCACGATCTTCTGGAACGACTCGCCGGTTCCGCTGGCGGCCCTCCAGCAGCAGATGAACGCCGAGGTCGCCAAGGACCCGTCGAACCAGCCGCTGCTCGAACTCGATGTCAACCCGGATGCCGATTACGGCATCCTCGCCAAGGTCCTGGCCCGGGCGAAAAATGCCGACATGAAGAAGATCGGCTTCCTCCAGCAGTAA
- a CDS encoding ExbD/TolR family protein has protein sequence MAFSAGNDSGGPMAEINVTPLVDVMLVLLIIFMITAPLMSHKVKVELPEANLNKRDEVAKEVTPITIAVAENGSLYWNDEPISKGLMESRFSTEAQKLPQPQVNVRGDKTAKYRLVQEVVQTAQQQGMRKVGFVAIKDRSGQP, from the coding sequence ATGGCCTTCAGTGCAGGCAATGACAGCGGCGGCCCGATGGCCGAAATCAACGTCACGCCGCTCGTCGACGTGATGCTGGTATTGCTCATCATCTTCATGATCACCGCGCCGCTGATGTCGCATAAGGTGAAGGTCGAACTTCCCGAAGCGAATCTCAACAAGCGCGACGAGGTGGCCAAGGAAGTCACGCCGATCACGATCGCTGTGGCCGAGAACGGCTCGCTGTACTGGAACGACGAGCCGATCAGCAAGGGCCTGATGGAGAGCCGTTTCTCCACCGAGGCCCAGAAGCTGCCGCAGCCGCAGGTCAACGTGCGTGGCGACAAGACCGCCAAGTACCGCCTGGTGCAGGAGGTCGTGCAGACCGCCCAGCAGCAGGGCATGCGCAAGGTCGGCTTCGTGGCCATCAAGGACCGTTCGGGTCAGCCGTAA